In a genomic window of Halorussus salilacus:
- a CDS encoding ATP-grasp domain-containing protein translates to MTVVLIGEAEYKEFELLSDAIEDRGGEPVVWDTTDWPSDVPVTYDVGSDTVTVEREFRVEEVTAVFPWVHHIFHPALSRYADEFEEHGTESVFMIADQWRGVFRSLLGLFENHGATVFYPPGAQQYDDWKPLQLEQLAMAGVSVPDTVFTTDPDRVREFVAEHGEVVYKPVADSTRPNRLSESDLGDAPLDRLSNAPVQFQEYAPGDDVRAYFLDGEVVGASRYEIDDWTYKSVGRVDDAEPVDLREEVRRDVERAARVSPIRFGAVDLRVTDDEHALLEVNPGPRFAFHDLHGATDIAGVLADALVE, encoded by the coding sequence ATGACGGTTGTACTTATCGGGGAGGCCGAGTACAAGGAATTCGAACTGCTCTCGGACGCGATAGAAGACAGGGGCGGGGAACCGGTCGTGTGGGACACGACCGACTGGCCGAGCGACGTTCCGGTGACCTACGACGTGGGGAGCGACACGGTCACCGTCGAGCGCGAGTTCCGCGTCGAAGAGGTGACGGCCGTCTTCCCGTGGGTACACCACATCTTCCACCCCGCCCTGTCCCGGTACGCAGACGAGTTCGAGGAGCACGGAACCGAGAGCGTGTTCATGATAGCAGACCAGTGGCGGGGCGTCTTCCGTTCACTGCTCGGTCTGTTCGAGAACCACGGCGCGACGGTGTTCTATCCGCCGGGGGCCCAGCAGTACGACGACTGGAAACCGTTACAGCTCGAACAGCTCGCGATGGCGGGGGTCTCGGTTCCGGACACCGTGTTCACCACCGACCCGGACCGCGTCCGCGAGTTCGTCGCGGAACACGGCGAGGTCGTCTACAAGCCGGTCGCCGACTCGACGCGACCGAATCGACTGTCCGAGAGCGACCTCGGGGACGCGCCGCTCGACCGACTGTCGAACGCGCCCGTCCAGTTTCAGGAGTACGCCCCGGGCGACGACGTCCGGGCGTACTTCCTCGACGGCGAGGTCGTCGGCGCGAGTCGCTACGAGATCGACGATTGGACGTACAAGTCGGTCGGTCGCGTCGACGACGCCGAACCGGTGGACCTCCGGGAGGAGGTTCGACGCGACGTCGAACGCGCCGCCCGCGTCTCTCCGATTCGGTTCGGGGCGGTCGACTTGCGTGTCACGGACGACGAACACGCCCTTCTGGAGGTCAATCCCGGTCCCCGATTCGCGTTCCACGACCTCCACGGTGCCACGGACATCGCCGGTGTCCTCGCCGACGCGCTGGTCGAGTGA
- a CDS encoding LLM class flavin-dependent oxidoreductase, which yields MDIGTGLFTCQRQPDDDRSMTEIYDEMLELGRAIDDAGLASAWVSEHHFADDGYLSATMPALGALAAETDTVELGTCIALAPLYDAVRLAEDAATVDLLADGRLTLGLAIGSNPREFEEFGVPREERVERMRDATAVLRGAWSDGPLDYDAEFHDVSPDANVTPKPDSDIPVMYGGSAKPAVRRAAREADAWCAPSALSVEGVRKRVEDIRTVREEEGIEGDFQIYVLQHGFVGDSAEEAWETMKDGYLYIQRRYAEIFSGEAVEQLSDERRRELREQAVFGTPEQVVEGLEEYREALGDDIHFVFRTYHPGIGTDRMVECVERLGDEVVPAFE from the coding sequence ATGGACATCGGCACGGGACTGTTCACCTGCCAGCGCCAACCCGACGACGACCGCTCGATGACCGAAATCTACGACGAGATGCTCGAACTCGGGCGGGCCATCGACGACGCGGGACTCGCGAGCGCGTGGGTCTCCGAGCACCACTTCGCCGACGACGGCTACCTCTCGGCGACGATGCCCGCGCTGGGTGCGCTGGCGGCCGAGACCGACACGGTCGAGCTCGGCACCTGCATCGCGCTCGCGCCCCTCTACGACGCGGTCCGGCTCGCCGAGGACGCCGCGACGGTCGACCTGCTGGCCGACGGTCGGCTCACGCTCGGGCTCGCAATCGGGTCGAACCCCCGCGAGTTCGAGGAGTTCGGCGTCCCCCGCGAGGAGCGCGTCGAGCGCATGCGCGACGCGACCGCGGTCCTCCGCGGGGCGTGGTCCGACGGCCCCCTCGACTACGACGCCGAGTTCCACGACGTGTCCCCGGACGCGAACGTGACGCCCAAGCCCGACTCGGACATCCCCGTCATGTACGGCGGGTCGGCCAAGCCCGCGGTCCGGCGGGCGGCCCGCGAGGCCGACGCGTGGTGTGCGCCCTCCGCGCTCTCGGTGGAGGGGGTCCGCAAGCGGGTCGAGGACATCCGGACCGTCCGCGAGGAGGAGGGAATCGAGGGCGACTTCCAGATATACGTCCTCCAGCACGGGTTCGTCGGCGACTCGGCCGAAGAGGCGTGGGAGACGATGAAAGACGGCTACCTCTACATCCAGCGCCGATACGCCGAGATATTCTCGGGCGAGGCGGTCGAGCAGCTGTCCGACGAGCGAAGGCGAGAGCTGAGAGAGCAGGCCGTCTTCGGGACGCCCGAGCAGGTCGTCGAGGGGCTGGAGGAGTACCGCGAGGCGCTCGGCGACGATATCCACTTCGTGTTCCGGACCTACCACCCCGGAATCGGTACCGACCGGATGGTCGAGTGCGTAGAGCGCCTCGGCGACGAGGTGGTGCCCGCCTTCGAGTGA
- a CDS encoding universal stress protein has protein sequence MLEDILVPVDGSDGADAAIRHAGDIAERFGGTVRVLFVADTNRDSVTMVGTEVVDALEHEGERIVEDAAAELSEAGIDCRTDVVQGKPAQTIAEYADAHADLVVMPTHGRSGISRYLLGSVTEKVVRLSPVPVVTVRMEEARTPFPYEDVLVATDGSDAAAAAAALAVDIAADLDATLHVLSVADSGSLGLDVRSELSDAQLREAAEDAVSDVADRATEAGVENVVERVETGRAADEIGSYVDAEGVDLVAMGTTGQGATERILLGGVTEKLIRSSPVPVLTVRE, from the coding sequence ATGCTCGAAGACATCCTCGTGCCGGTGGACGGAAGCGACGGTGCCGACGCGGCGATTCGACACGCCGGAGACATCGCCGAGCGGTTCGGTGGGACGGTCAGGGTCCTGTTCGTCGCCGACACCAACCGCGACAGCGTGACGATGGTCGGGACCGAGGTCGTCGACGCGCTCGAACACGAGGGCGAACGAATCGTCGAGGACGCCGCCGCCGAGCTCTCCGAGGCCGGAATCGACTGCCGGACCGACGTGGTGCAGGGCAAGCCCGCCCAGACCATCGCGGAGTACGCCGACGCCCACGCCGACCTCGTGGTGATGCCAACCCACGGCCGGAGCGGCATCTCGCGGTACCTCCTCGGGAGCGTGACCGAGAAGGTGGTCCGGCTCTCGCCGGTCCCGGTGGTCACCGTCCGGATGGAGGAGGCCCGGACGCCGTTCCCCTACGAGGACGTGCTGGTGGCGACCGACGGGAGCGACGCCGCGGCCGCGGCCGCGGCGCTCGCGGTCGACATCGCGGCCGACCTCGACGCGACGCTTCACGTCCTCTCGGTCGCCGATTCCGGCTCGCTGGGCCTCGACGTTCGCTCGGAGCTCTCGGACGCCCAGCTCCGGGAGGCCGCCGAGGACGCGGTGTCGGATGTCGCAGACCGCGCGACAGAAGCGGGCGTCGAGAACGTCGTCGAGCGCGTCGAGACCGGACGAGCCGCCGACGAGATCGGTTCGTACGTGGACGCGGAGGGCGTGGACCTCGTCGCGATGGGGACCACCGGACAGGGTGCGACCGAGCGCATCCTGCTCGGCGGCGTGACCGAGAAGCTGATCCGCTCCTCGCCCGTGCCGGTGCTGACGGTCCGGGAGTGA
- a CDS encoding M50 family metallopeptidase — protein sequence MFSLLERTTLETEVEETDTRYGFTWVFADGKYRIRSPDDRFKQVPEVVVETMREKSTELSIDELIAETERHDSGAAAVLREMDEKDFVRDGAPVERVRPPEDIRLWHRALGVGLLLCLTGALWVATASRLAGPFLDHPIRYLLDSAPVLIPMVICSVVVHELGHYHTARKQGLDPSFGVSILNGVIPAVVTRTHGGWVLPRNRRMWNTLAGPAYGLLWTLGMFALYYTLWPHPGVAVAGLLCFNLQVAALNPLIHGDGYLLMTDLLDERNVRTRGITDLKERRPTWQAAYAAVSYGFAIVGFAVNLAVGYLVGDVAGSLAVLCVLVVIYAESYFGIVERFRTVRSASGR from the coding sequence ATGTTCTCACTATTGGAACGAACGACCCTCGAAACGGAGGTGGAAGAAACCGACACCCGATACGGGTTCACCTGGGTCTTCGCCGACGGGAAGTACCGGATTCGGTCGCCCGACGACCGGTTCAAGCAGGTCCCCGAGGTGGTGGTCGAGACCATGAGAGAGAAGTCGACGGAGCTGTCCATCGACGAACTCATCGCCGAGACGGAGCGACACGACTCCGGAGCGGCGGCCGTCCTCCGGGAGATGGACGAGAAGGACTTCGTCAGGGACGGCGCGCCGGTCGAGCGAGTCCGACCGCCCGAGGACATCCGACTGTGGCACCGCGCGCTCGGGGTCGGACTGCTTCTGTGTCTCACCGGAGCGCTGTGGGTCGCGACGGCGTCGAGGCTCGCCGGGCCGTTCCTCGACCACCCGATTCGCTACCTCCTCGACTCGGCCCCGGTTCTCATCCCGATGGTGATTTGCTCGGTCGTCGTCCACGAACTCGGACACTACCACACCGCTCGGAAACAGGGACTGGACCCGTCGTTCGGCGTGTCCATTCTCAACGGCGTGATTCCCGCGGTCGTCACGCGGACCCACGGCGGCTGGGTCCTCCCGCGGAACCGCCGGATGTGGAACACCCTCGCCGGACCGGCCTACGGCCTCCTCTGGACGCTGGGGATGTTCGCGCTCTACTACACGCTCTGGCCGCATCCGGGCGTCGCAGTGGCGGGGCTCCTCTGTTTCAATCTCCAAGTCGCCGCCCTCAATCCGCTCATCCACGGCGACGGCTATCTGCTGATGACCGACTTGCTGGACGAACGCAACGTTCGAACGCGCGGGATAACGGACCTCAAGGAGCGCCGCCCGACGTGGCAAGCGGCGTACGCCGCCGTCTCCTACGGGTTCGCTATCGTCGGATTCGCGGTGAATCTGGCGGTCGGATATCTCGTCGGTGACGTCGCGGGGTCACTCGCCGTCCTCTGTGTGCTCGTCGTCATCTACGCCGAATCGTACTTCGGTATCGTCGAGCGCTTCCGAACGGTCCGGTCGGCGTCCGGTCGCTGA
- a CDS encoding EthD domain-containing protein, whose protein sequence is MYKHVALLVRRDDTTHEEFVDHWQNEHTPIAREIEGVTRYQTVLPTDPENAEFDGIAELYFEDLDALHDALGSEGSRDYDPERGKAKEAREDVDNFLDIDRRPRFIGEEILQKDEVDGDTDGLYKHSAFLVRQDGMTHEEFVEYWQDNHTPIAREIEGVVRYATVLPTDPENAEFDGIAELYFEDLDKLYDALGSEGSRDYDPEKGKAKEAREDVNNFLAIDERPRFIGRETVQKDET, encoded by the coding sequence ATGTACAAACACGTCGCCTTGCTGGTACGACGGGACGACACGACCCACGAGGAGTTCGTCGACCACTGGCAGAACGAGCACACCCCCATCGCCCGCGAGATCGAGGGCGTCACGCGCTACCAGACCGTCCTGCCGACCGACCCCGAGAACGCCGAGTTCGACGGCATCGCCGAACTCTACTTCGAGGACCTCGATGCGCTCCACGACGCGCTGGGAAGCGAGGGGAGCCGAGACTACGACCCCGAGAGGGGCAAAGCGAAGGAGGCCCGCGAGGATGTCGACAACTTCCTCGACATCGACCGCAGACCCCGGTTCATCGGCGAGGAGATTCTCCAGAAGGACGAGGTGGACGGTGATACCGACGGTCTCTACAAGCACTCGGCGTTCCTCGTCCGACAGGACGGGATGACCCACGAGGAGTTCGTCGAGTACTGGCAGGACAACCACACGCCCATCGCCCGCGAAATCGAGGGCGTGGTCCGGTACGCGACCGTCCTGCCGACCGACCCGGAGAACGCGGAGTTCGACGGAATCGCCGAACTCTACTTCGAGGACTTGGACAAACTCTACGACGCGCTGGGAAGCGAGGGGAGCCGAGACTACGACCCCGAGAAGGGCAAGGCGAAGGAGGCCCGCGAGGACGTGAACAACTTCCTCGCCATCGACGAGCGTCCCCGGTTCATCGGGCGCGAGACGGTCCAGAAAGACGAGACGTAG
- a CDS encoding HD domain-containing protein has product MSDETPDYDAQVRDAFPEIADVADESLREKVVEAWVLGLERGGWRDISDVPYAWNIHEVTNVEHVRGVTRIAVDSAEQQRDFHGADPDFDVIRAACLLHDVGKCYEYVDHIDDDELLDPDPTYATEEIPHSLSGYALAHEVGCPLAVQRAIPHFLGEVPKRTLEAELVKSANSASSNAITQSAMGITLQEWVEKYSQTTG; this is encoded by the coding sequence ATGTCCGACGAGACCCCCGACTACGACGCACAGGTGCGGGACGCCTTCCCCGAGATCGCCGACGTAGCCGACGAGTCGCTCCGCGAGAAGGTCGTCGAAGCGTGGGTGCTGGGCCTCGAACGCGGCGGGTGGCGGGATATCTCGGACGTTCCCTACGCGTGGAACATCCACGAGGTCACGAACGTCGAACACGTCCGCGGGGTGACCCGCATCGCGGTCGACTCGGCCGAGCAACAGCGCGACTTCCACGGTGCCGACCCGGACTTCGACGTGATTCGGGCGGCCTGCCTGCTCCACGACGTGGGCAAGTGCTACGAGTACGTCGACCACATCGACGACGACGAACTGCTCGACCCCGACCCGACCTACGCCACCGAGGAGATACCCCACTCGCTGTCGGGGTACGCGCTGGCCCACGAGGTCGGGTGTCCCCTCGCGGTCCAGCGCGCGATTCCCCACTTCCTCGGCGAGGTGCCCAAACGGACCCTCGAAGCCGAACTCGTCAAGAGCGCCAACTCCGCGAGTTCGAACGCCATCACCCAGTCGGCGATGGGCATCACCCTGCAGGAGTGGGTCGAGAAGTACAGCCAGACGACCGGCTGA
- a CDS encoding cupin domain-containing protein: MYEKTSLDDLEPRDVEGIEPRLRAVGYQLRPDEMRPSVWEFETGETNNWHRHEAQEELYYVTDGEFVMTVQGGDEEETFDLRAGDFVVVPPETWRQLEALSDGRVFVVGAPSEKDDAITEQE; encoded by the coding sequence ATGTACGAGAAGACCAGTCTGGACGACCTCGAACCGCGCGACGTGGAGGGCATCGAACCCCGACTCAGGGCGGTGGGCTACCAGCTACGACCCGACGAGATGCGCCCCAGCGTCTGGGAGTTCGAGACGGGCGAGACCAACAACTGGCACCGCCACGAGGCTCAGGAGGAACTCTACTACGTCACCGACGGCGAGTTCGTGATGACCGTGCAGGGCGGCGACGAGGAGGAGACCTTCGACCTCCGAGCGGGCGACTTCGTGGTCGTCCCGCCGGAGACGTGGCGACAACTGGAGGCGCTCTCGGACGGCCGGGTGTTCGTCGTCGGCGCGCCGAGCGAGAAGGACGACGCGATTACCGAGCAGGAGTAG
- a CDS encoding ATP-grasp domain-containing protein produces MVVVILGDTETFKEHQLVGEAVEERGEEAVVVDVDRWPGDAPLEHTVASGELVLGEPIPVDDVTGVFSMIQTVFPEFVPTYDWFDEKPERHAYTQLREWQQTVQSMLAVFEAHGARIAASPVDRYWNFHRPLMLELYDEDGIPVPETTFTNDPERVEEFVEAHSKAVVQPVNGGRGLELIRPSDLEPERLEKMAGAPIKLQEFAPGDDTRGYVVDGEFAGMVRYDYDSDAISFQSPSVDYGDIESVALSPGPDLRETVVRAGELSPSAYAAVDVRLTDDGEFTVLESNTPGRFAAHDLAGSTDVADAIAEYLVESAAE; encoded by the coding sequence ATGGTCGTCGTTATCCTCGGTGACACCGAGACGTTCAAAGAACATCAGCTCGTGGGAGAAGCGGTCGAGGAACGGGGCGAGGAGGCGGTCGTGGTCGACGTCGACCGCTGGCCGGGAGACGCCCCACTCGAACACACGGTCGCCAGCGGCGAACTGGTGTTGGGAGAGCCGATTCCGGTCGACGACGTGACCGGCGTGTTCTCGATGATACAGACGGTCTTCCCCGAGTTCGTCCCGACCTACGACTGGTTCGACGAGAAACCGGAGCGGCACGCGTACACCCAACTTCGGGAGTGGCAACAGACCGTGCAGTCGATGCTGGCCGTGTTCGAAGCCCACGGAGCGAGGATAGCGGCCTCTCCGGTCGACCGGTACTGGAACTTTCATCGGCCGTTGATGCTCGAACTGTACGACGAGGACGGTATTCCCGTGCCGGAGACGACGTTCACCAACGACCCCGAGCGCGTCGAGGAGTTCGTCGAGGCCCACTCGAAGGCGGTCGTCCAGCCGGTCAACGGCGGTCGCGGCCTCGAACTGATACGCCCGTCCGACCTCGAACCGGAACGACTGGAGAAGATGGCCGGTGCTCCGATAAAACTCCAGGAGTTCGCTCCCGGTGACGACACGCGGGGGTACGTGGTCGACGGGGAGTTCGCCGGGATGGTCCGATACGACTACGACTCGGACGCCATCTCGTTCCAGAGTCCGTCGGTCGACTACGGGGACATCGAGTCGGTCGCGCTCTCTCCCGGCCCGGACCTCCGCGAGACGGTCGTCCGCGCGGGGGAACTCTCCCCGTCGGCGTACGCCGCCGTCGACGTGCGACTCACCGACGACGGCGAGTTCACCGTGCTGGAGAGCAACACGCCCGGCCGGTTCGCGGCCCACGACCTCGCCGGGTCGACCGACGTGGCCGATGCCATCGCCGAGTATCTGGTCGAGTCGGCGGCCGAATAG
- a CDS encoding putative manganese transporter — MIGVDEALDILVFSVRDGFVQVSAFVALTVLVFGLVQYRSGGRLVEMLEQNERFQPLAGGLLGLTPGCGGAIVAMPLYIRGKVSFGTVVAALAATAGDSAFVILALAPEAALYAYAMAFVAGVAFGYMIDFWGMGVGRVDSAVERIGRPMTDGGFATTSVADGGPSISGSESPARGGSQAAACDHPHNHGTARGSPGIPFVSRAAVTKFTHAAHVVWWIAAVVGLAAGVEYLRRGAPEVALEFAPTFSGVFTVAGLTGTALSFYLYFVGRHYVGPGEAGRIRESFASAYDTFQHAAMETAMVTVWVIGAYLVYEYTMAIFALDIGALAAAAGILAPLAGAALGLIPGCAPQIVFATIYASGEVPFSALAANAISQDGDALFPLMAIDMKAAIIATIYTTVPAAAVGVGLHYFWPYAQFGFGVLG; from the coding sequence ATGATAGGGGTCGACGAGGCGCTGGACATCCTCGTGTTCTCCGTTCGCGACGGCTTCGTGCAGGTCAGCGCGTTCGTCGCGCTGACCGTGCTGGTGTTCGGTCTGGTCCAGTACCGGTCGGGCGGACGGCTCGTCGAGATGCTTGAGCAAAACGAGCGGTTCCAACCGCTGGCTGGCGGGCTCCTCGGTCTCACGCCCGGTTGCGGCGGCGCGATAGTCGCGATGCCGCTGTACATCCGCGGGAAGGTCAGCTTCGGCACCGTCGTCGCGGCGCTCGCCGCGACGGCGGGCGACTCGGCGTTCGTCATCCTCGCGCTGGCACCCGAGGCCGCCCTCTACGCCTACGCCATGGCGTTCGTCGCGGGCGTCGCCTTCGGGTACATGATCGACTTCTGGGGGATGGGCGTCGGCCGCGTCGACAGCGCGGTCGAGCGAATCGGCCGCCCGATGACCGACGGCGGGTTCGCCACGACGAGCGTCGCAGACGGCGGGCCGAGCATCTCCGGGTCCGAGTCGCCCGCCCGCGGCGGGTCGCAGGCGGCCGCCTGCGACCACCCGCACAACCACGGGACGGCCCGCGGTTCGCCCGGCATCCCGTTCGTCTCGCGGGCCGCCGTGACGAAGTTCACCCACGCGGCCCACGTCGTCTGGTGGATAGCGGCCGTCGTGGGGTTGGCGGCGGGCGTGGAGTACCTGCGCCGCGGCGCGCCCGAGGTCGCGCTCGAATTCGCGCCCACCTTCTCGGGCGTGTTCACGGTCGCGGGTCTCACGGGGACGGCCCTCTCGTTCTACCTCTACTTCGTCGGACGCCACTACGTCGGACCGGGCGAGGCCGGTCGCATCCGCGAGTCGTTCGCGAGCGCCTACGACACCTTCCAGCACGCGGCGATGGAGACGGCCATGGTCACGGTCTGGGTCATCGGGGCCTACCTCGTCTACGAGTACACCATGGCGATATTCGCGCTCGATATCGGCGCGCTGGCCGCCGCCGCGGGGATTCTCGCACCGCTCGCGGGCGCCGCGCTCGGGCTCATTCCGGGGTGTGCGCCCCAGATCGTGTTCGCCACGATATACGCCAGCGGCGAGGTTCCCTTCTCCGCGCTCGCGGCCAACGCCATCAGTCAGGACGGCGACGCGCTGTTCCCGCTGATGGCCATCGACATGAAGGCCGCCATCATCGCCACCATCTACACCACCGTCCCGGCGGCCGCGGTCGGCGTCGGCCTCCACTACTTCTGGCCGTACGCCCAGTTCGGATTCGGGGTGCTGGGGTAG
- a CDS encoding M24 family metallopeptidase produces MGFYQRDFMEGTRGTMGVDWEERINFQRMREERKERALERMREQGLGSMLLINDPNVRYVTGLAMTGGSGADHYTLLTEDGDVVHWDTADHASNQQFNCPWLDDIRYAAPGLGNVPRASGSSSARRWLKGKMADLVVEAMDEYGVRKEPMGIDVGNRALVSAFEDRGVDVRPGECAQVMEDARKTKTRDEIECLRMVAALCEAGFQRITETAKPGMRESEVWGEATKELWRLGAMVQGGYVTSGPNTWPKHQANTTDRVIRPGDLVYADFYNIGFMGYRSCYYRTFSLGEPTEAQKDAYEKARDDLYDVLERIEPGATTDEICRGFPDEEGEHMDWYGAEDFWEMTTNHWAHGLGLQLYEVPLIWRGLSPDHPIEIEEGMTMAVETMRPADRQGVRVEEMVVVRENGVEILSQWPVEEITTIEH; encoded by the coding sequence ATGGGATTTTATCAGCGCGATTTCATGGAAGGCACGCGCGGCACGATGGGCGTCGACTGGGAGGAACGGATAAACTTCCAGCGCATGCGCGAGGAGCGCAAGGAACGCGCCCTCGAACGCATGCGCGAGCAGGGTCTCGGCTCGATGCTCCTGATAAACGACCCTAACGTTCGATACGTGACGGGACTCGCCATGACCGGCGGGTCGGGTGCCGATCACTACACCCTGCTCACGGAGGACGGCGACGTGGTCCACTGGGACACCGCCGACCACGCGAGCAACCAGCAGTTCAACTGCCCGTGGCTCGACGACATCCGGTACGCCGCCCCCGGACTGGGGAACGTCCCGCGAGCGTCGGGCAGTAGCTCGGCCCGGCGTTGGCTCAAGGGCAAGATGGCCGATCTGGTCGTGGAGGCGATGGACGAGTACGGCGTCCGAAAGGAGCCGATGGGAATCGACGTGGGCAATCGGGCGCTCGTCTCTGCGTTCGAGGACCGCGGGGTCGACGTGCGCCCCGGCGAGTGCGCGCAGGTGATGGAGGACGCCCGGAAGACGAAGACCCGCGACGAGATAGAGTGCCTGCGGATGGTGGCGGCGCTCTGTGAGGCCGGATTCCAGCGGATCACCGAGACCGCCAAGCCCGGCATGCGCGAGTCGGAGGTGTGGGGCGAGGCCACGAAGGAGCTCTGGCGGCTCGGCGCGATGGTGCAGGGCGGCTACGTGACCTCGGGGCCGAACACCTGGCCCAAGCATCAGGCCAACACCACCGACCGCGTCATCCGGCCGGGCGACCTCGTGTACGCCGACTTCTACAACATCGGGTTCATGGGCTATCGGTCGTGCTACTACCGGACCTTCTCGCTCGGGGAACCCACCGAGGCCCAGAAAGACGCCTACGAGAAGGCCCGCGACGACCTCTACGACGTGCTCGAACGAATCGAACCGGGAGCCACGACCGACGAAATCTGTCGGGGCTTCCCCGACGAGGAGGGCGAGCACATGGACTGGTACGGCGCGGAGGACTTCTGGGAGATGACCACCAACCACTGGGCCCACGGCCTTGGCCTCCAGCTCTACGAGGTCCCGCTCATCTGGCGGGGGCTCTCGCCCGACCACCCCATCGAGATCGAGGAGGGGATGACCATGGCGGTCGAGACGATGCGGCCCGCCGACCGGCAGGGCGTCCGTGTCGAGGAGATGGTGGTCGTCCGCGAGAACGGCGTCGAGATACTGAGCCAGTGGCCGGTCGAGGAGATAACGACCATCGAACACTGA